Proteins from a genomic interval of Paenibacillus sp. RC334:
- a CDS encoding amino acid ABC transporter substrate-binding protein, with the protein MKKFRFLPVVLIVMALLVSACGNNDKGANSNNASTGDAGSTNGKADITATATLESVKASGKLRIGTEGTYAPFTYHDAAGKLTGFDVDIATEVSKRLGVQPEFIETQWDGIFAGLNSKRFDTVFNEVSITDERKQKYDFSDPYIVSKAVLIVSEDNNDIKKFADLKGKKAGQSLTSNLTQIAKSNGAEIVATDGFNQAIDLLTSKRVDATVNDGLSYLDLKKQKPDAPIKKVDESPDASHSAAVFNKGSEDLIKEVNKALADMKADGTYLKISEKYFGADVSK; encoded by the coding sequence ATGAAAAAATTTAGATTTTTACCAGTCGTACTGATCGTAATGGCTTTGCTGGTTTCGGCCTGCGGCAACAACGACAAAGGTGCTAATTCAAATAATGCTTCTACCGGGGATGCCGGGTCTACTAATGGAAAAGCAGATATAACCGCCACAGCTACTTTGGAATCTGTAAAAGCGAGCGGCAAGCTGCGAATCGGTACGGAAGGTACCTATGCTCCATTTACCTACCATGATGCTGCTGGTAAGCTGACAGGCTTCGACGTCGATATTGCAACTGAAGTAAGTAAGCGTCTGGGCGTACAGCCGGAGTTTATCGAGACGCAATGGGATGGTATATTCGCGGGATTGAACTCCAAACGGTTTGACACGGTGTTCAATGAAGTGTCCATTACCGATGAGCGCAAGCAAAAATACGATTTCTCCGATCCGTACATTGTCTCCAAGGCAGTGCTGATCGTGAGCGAGGATAATAATGACATCAAAAAGTTTGCTGATCTGAAAGGTAAAAAGGCCGGGCAATCCCTGACCAGTAACCTGACTCAAATCGCGAAGAGCAATGGCGCGGAAATTGTGGCAACGGATGGATTCAATCAGGCGATTGATCTCCTGACATCCAAACGAGTGGATGCGACCGTCAATGATGGTTTGTCCTATCTTGATTTGAAGAAGCAAAAGCCTGACGCTCCCATCAAAAAGGTAGATGAATCTCCAGATGCTTCACACAGCGCGGCTGTTTTTAATAAAGGCAGTGAAGACTTGATCAAGGAAGTCAACAAAGCGCTGGCTGACATGAAGGCTGACGGTACGTATCTGAAAATTTCCGAGAAATATTTTGGAGCCGACGTATCCAAATAA
- a CDS encoding ATP-binding protein, with product MSIDIPAIYEFDERTDGRITGYAAYARLIDGISEALYNRYGVKYELYASDDPNIEYWDLLEEDIRSGSPDLEHVARVFDRLEERTIQYDDDGPTPEYGVHLSMRNNVFAYPKWGIALARVPFFRENGVYNEDYVFATGDQELQGFLAGVRGRERKQNMKRVTVFTDTSRGLSRQAEPITRAITRDDVILKAEIKRDIFRSLDQFFEADRTFYQTYNIPYKRGILLYGHPGNGKTTLVKSIASSVPGPAAYWQITEYTTSESVKEVFEAATRLAPMVLVIEDIDSMPQEVRSFFLNTLDGATSKEGIFLIGTTNYPEKIDPGLMNRAGRFDRAYEISLPDEALRLAYLKLRNFLIFAGETGTQKAAAMTDGFSLAQLGELYVSTALEWHESGKTDIELIIKGMRGELDKSRKQDWLKNVAEGRVGFF from the coding sequence TTGAGTATAGACATCCCAGCTATTTACGAATTTGATGAACGTACAGATGGGCGTATTACCGGCTATGCCGCTTATGCCCGTCTGATCGACGGCATCAGTGAGGCCCTATATAACCGCTATGGCGTAAAATATGAGCTGTATGCCAGCGACGATCCCAATATTGAGTATTGGGACTTGCTGGAGGAGGACATTCGTTCAGGCAGCCCGGATCTGGAGCATGTGGCACGGGTCTTTGATCGCCTGGAGGAACGTACCATCCAATATGACGATGACGGGCCCACTCCAGAATACGGCGTGCACCTGTCTATGCGTAATAATGTATTCGCCTATCCCAAGTGGGGCATCGCGCTGGCGCGGGTTCCCTTTTTCCGTGAAAATGGCGTATATAATGAAGATTACGTATTTGCGACAGGCGATCAGGAACTGCAAGGCTTCCTCGCGGGGGTACGCGGGCGTGAACGCAAGCAGAACATGAAGCGGGTCACCGTCTTTACGGACACAAGCCGCGGATTATCCCGGCAGGCGGAGCCGATTACCCGTGCCATTACGCGGGATGACGTTATTTTGAAAGCGGAAATCAAGCGCGATATTTTCCGTTCACTCGATCAGTTTTTTGAAGCAGATCGTACATTCTATCAGACTTATAATATTCCATACAAACGCGGTATTCTGCTGTATGGCCATCCGGGCAACGGGAAAACGACGCTTGTTAAATCTATTGCGAGCAGCGTACCAGGTCCGGCCGCCTACTGGCAAATTACGGAGTATACAACTAGTGAATCGGTCAAAGAGGTGTTCGAGGCGGCTACCCGTCTGGCTCCGATGGTGCTGGTCATTGAGGATATTGATTCCATGCCGCAGGAGGTTCGTTCCTTTTTCCTGAATACGCTTGATGGCGCTACTTCCAAGGAGGGCATCTTCCTGATCGGAACGACCAATTATCCCGAAAAAATTGATCCGGGTCTGATGAACCGGGCGGGTCGTTTCGATCGCGCCTATGAAATCAGTCTGCCGGACGAAGCGCTGCGACTGGCGTATCTCAAGCTGCGCAACTTCCTTATTTTTGCAGGAGAGACAGGTACACAGAAGGCAGCAGCGATGACTGACGGCTTCTCCCTGGCTCAGCTCGGCGAGCTGTATGTCAGCACTGCTCTGGAATGGCATGAGAGTGGAAAAACAGATATTGAGCTGATTATTAAAGGTATGAGAGGCGAGCTTGATAAGAGCCGTAAGCAGGACTGGTTAAAAAATGTGGCCGAAGGACGCGTTGGATTCTTCTAA
- a CDS encoding MFS transporter: METQNSTLSSASPEGRRSAWATFTSPLRQSKAFTLLWLGHWIAMLGTSVTTVILPLVIYSLTGSTTIMGLAMTVYMLPNVLILPFAGMIVDRIDRIRLLLFTNIARFGLMFAAAVLMFTDGMKLPYLFVGLALYGLMDGIFNPAYSALRAQVFTPDIRNAANALSQISIQAVRLLGPPLGGFIVSFTSPGIGFGLDSVAYLISFACFWMLSSHLASLIGERQANAEQQDQEGQHFLKDFIAGFTILKSHPWLWITILAFSFINICYSGIIAVLIPWLFKVHHSYSPVVYGVAMASSGVGAMLGAFVYGSRKHWKHRGLLAYLGAFVSGLALLLLSVVTWMPGLIMSMMLEGFGIMIFAIIWETSLQEMVPAESFGRVASLDLMFSFALLPLGYLAVGSMADKLGGIFTISLFSTVGMCIVLGVLCVPHIRRFQ, from the coding sequence ATGGAAACCCAAAATTCAACCCTATCCTCTGCTTCACCCGAAGGAAGACGTTCAGCTTGGGCCACCTTCACTTCGCCTTTAAGGCAATCCAAAGCGTTCACTCTTCTGTGGCTTGGACATTGGATCGCTATGCTGGGAACCTCAGTCACCACCGTCATTTTGCCACTGGTTATCTATTCCCTGACGGGCTCGACTACAATCATGGGCCTGGCGATGACTGTCTATATGCTGCCTAACGTGCTTATTCTGCCCTTTGCAGGGATGATTGTAGATCGGATCGACCGAATCCGTCTGCTTCTGTTCACCAACATTGCCCGCTTTGGGCTGATGTTCGCTGCGGCGGTGCTGATGTTTACCGACGGGATGAAACTGCCGTATCTGTTCGTTGGCCTTGCCTTATACGGATTGATGGACGGTATCTTTAATCCGGCTTATTCTGCCCTGCGCGCACAGGTGTTTACGCCGGACATTCGCAATGCGGCTAACGCGCTCAGTCAGATTAGTATTCAAGCCGTCCGCCTTCTCGGCCCTCCACTGGGCGGCTTCATTGTATCCTTCACCTCACCAGGGATCGGCTTTGGTCTGGATTCTGTCGCCTATCTGATATCTTTTGCCTGCTTCTGGATGCTGAGCAGTCATTTGGCCTCGCTCATCGGTGAGCGCCAGGCAAATGCAGAACAACAGGATCAGGAAGGTCAGCATTTTCTCAAAGATTTTATTGCGGGCTTTACGATTCTTAAAAGTCATCCGTGGCTGTGGATTACGATTCTGGCTTTTTCCTTCATTAATATTTGTTACTCAGGCATTATTGCAGTACTCATTCCGTGGCTGTTCAAGGTTCATCATAGCTACAGTCCAGTCGTGTATGGCGTTGCGATGGCAAGTAGCGGCGTCGGCGCTATGCTGGGTGCCTTTGTATACGGGTCGCGCAAGCACTGGAAGCATCGCGGCCTGCTCGCTTACCTCGGGGCTTTTGTCAGCGGGCTTGCTTTATTATTGTTGTCTGTAGTCACCTGGATGCCGGGACTGATTATGAGCATGATGCTTGAAGGGTTCGGCATTATGATATTTGCGATCATTTGGGAAACAAGCCTTCAGGAAATGGTTCCCGCCGAATCCTTTGGCCGTGTAGCCAGTCTGGATCTGATGTTTTCCTTTGCCTTACTGCCCTTAGGCTATCTGGCTGTGGGTTCGATGGCGGACAAGCTTGGCGGCATTTTCACTATCAGTCTGTTTTCAACCGTTGGCATGTGCATCGTGTTGGGCGTTTTATGTGTGCCTCATATCAGGCGGTTTCAATAA
- a CDS encoding SulP family inorganic anion transporter — translation MKWMGRFEGYNAGALRKDLISGSIVAIVAIPLGMAFAIASGVKPEYGLYTTIVAGVLVSLLGGSKFQIGGPTGAFIPILLAIVMQYGYENLLIAGFMAGIMLILMGVLRLGALIKFIPKPVTIGFTAGIAVTIFSGQIANFLGLRGVERHETFLPSMAELIHRLPSLNVYSILTAGICLAALILVPKKWPKVPGSLVGLLLSTLVATWLFPGQVATIGSAYGAIPASLPELHVPSVTWDLIVKLLPPALVIAMLGAIESLLSAVVADGMTGARHNSNRELVGQGVANLLTPLFGGIPATGAIARTATNIRSGAVSPMSGIVHGLIVLLILVVFAPYASNIPLASMAPVLMVVAWNMSERKHFAHILKTRTADSIVLVVTFLLTVFTTLTTAVEVGLILAVVLFVKRMSSALSVDKVLPDPSVKHEKVGAHMVTEQHDCPQVAIYSVEGPLFFGAASALENSGMGGQANRQQGILLLRMGKVPFMDMTGESNFTTLIQKYRKSGGTVLVSGLQPQPLALLHKTGCYDMIGHEHFFEHTGEALTAAIALVDRDACRGCSQMAFRECAALCGRSQALSKPSISDGAVPVPIPVNSGR, via the coding sequence ATGAAGTGGATGGGAAGGTTCGAGGGATATAACGCAGGAGCTTTGCGAAAGGACCTGATTTCCGGAAGTATCGTGGCAATTGTGGCAATTCCGCTCGGTATGGCGTTTGCCATTGCATCAGGAGTAAAGCCGGAATACGGGCTGTACACGACCATTGTGGCAGGAGTTTTGGTTTCACTGTTGGGAGGGTCCAAATTTCAGATTGGCGGACCGACGGGCGCTTTTATTCCGATTTTGCTGGCTATTGTCATGCAGTACGGTTATGAGAATTTACTCATAGCCGGTTTTATGGCGGGGATTATGCTCATCTTAATGGGCGTGCTGAGGCTAGGCGCGTTAATTAAGTTCATCCCCAAGCCGGTAACGATTGGCTTTACGGCGGGCATTGCCGTGACGATTTTCAGCGGTCAGATTGCTAACTTTCTCGGCTTGCGCGGAGTAGAGCGGCATGAAACGTTTCTGCCTTCTATGGCAGAGCTGATCCATCGCCTGCCTTCACTGAATGTGTACAGTATTCTGACGGCGGGTATCTGTCTTGCCGCCCTCATTCTGGTGCCTAAAAAATGGCCCAAGGTACCCGGTTCACTCGTTGGCTTGCTCTTATCCACGTTGGTGGCAACCTGGCTTTTTCCGGGTCAGGTGGCAACGATCGGCTCCGCATACGGCGCAATTCCGGCATCTCTGCCTGAGCTGCATGTTCCAAGCGTGACCTGGGACCTGATTGTGAAGCTGCTGCCGCCCGCACTTGTCATCGCAATGCTGGGAGCTATCGAATCCCTGCTTTCGGCAGTGGTTGCTGACGGCATGACAGGAGCCCGGCATAACAGCAATCGTGAGCTGGTCGGACAGGGTGTTGCCAACTTGCTCACACCGCTATTTGGCGGCATTCCTGCGACGGGGGCGATTGCACGCACAGCCACAAATATCCGCAGTGGTGCCGTGTCTCCCATGTCGGGTATTGTACACGGCTTAATTGTACTGCTCATTCTGGTGGTTTTTGCTCCGTATGCATCCAATATTCCGCTGGCGAGTATGGCTCCGGTGTTGATGGTGGTCGCCTGGAATATGAGCGAGCGCAAACATTTTGCACACATCCTCAAGACGCGGACAGCGGACTCTATCGTACTGGTTGTCACCTTTTTACTGACAGTATTTACGACGCTGACCACGGCTGTTGAAGTAGGTCTGATTCTGGCCGTTGTGCTGTTCGTCAAGCGTATGAGCAGTGCACTTTCAGTGGATAAGGTACTACCCGATCCTTCCGTTAAGCATGAAAAAGTCGGTGCCCATATGGTAACAGAGCAGCATGATTGCCCACAGGTGGCGATTTATAGTGTGGAAGGCCCTCTATTTTTTGGTGCCGCTTCGGCATTGGAAAATTCGGGGATGGGAGGTCAGGCTAACCGCCAGCAAGGGATTTTGCTGCTGCGTATGGGTAAGGTTCCCTTTATGGATATGACAGGAGAATCTAACTTTACCACATTGATTCAGAAATATCGGAAATCCGGTGGAACGGTGCTTGTTTCCGGCCTTCAGCCGCAGCCTCTGGCATTACTTCACAAAACCGGATGCTACGACATGATCGGACATGAGCATTTTTTCGAGCATACAGGAGAAGCCCTCACGGCAGCCATAGCACTGGTGGATCGGGATGCATGTCGCGGGTGCAGCCAAATGGCTTTTCGGGAATGTGCTGCTCTATGCGGTAGATCGCAAGCACTATCAAAACCATCCATTTCGGATGGAGCTGTTCCGGTTCCCATACCTGTAAACAGCGGCAGATAG
- a CDS encoding amino acid ABC transporter permease encodes MDDRQIQIIIDSLLPLLKAGVSFTIPLTLISFALGLILALVTALARLSKWKVLKLISGFYVWVIRGTPLLVQLYIIFYGLPSVGITLDPFIASVIGFTLSVGAYGSEIMRAAIISIQEGQWEAGYSLGMTRWQVLRRIVLPQAARVSVPPLANSFISLVKDTSLAATITYVEMFRTANQIVATTYEPLLVYTEAGVIYLLFSTVLTVLQNYLEKRLSRFSVR; translated from the coding sequence ATGGATGATCGCCAGATACAAATTATTATCGATTCATTACTGCCTCTGCTGAAAGCAGGGGTTTCTTTCACGATTCCGCTCACACTTATCTCTTTTGCTCTGGGCTTGATACTGGCGCTGGTTACGGCGTTGGCTCGACTGTCCAAATGGAAAGTACTTAAGCTGATTTCCGGCTTCTATGTGTGGGTGATTCGGGGAACACCGTTGCTGGTGCAATTGTATATTATTTTCTACGGCTTGCCTTCAGTTGGCATTACGCTGGACCCTTTCATTGCTTCAGTGATCGGCTTTACGCTCAGCGTGGGGGCTTATGGCTCCGAAATTATGCGTGCGGCTATCATATCCATTCAGGAAGGTCAATGGGAGGCTGGCTACTCCTTGGGGATGACGCGCTGGCAAGTGCTGCGACGTATCGTGCTTCCGCAAGCAGCCCGTGTGTCCGTACCGCCGTTAGCGAATTCTTTCATCAGTTTGGTAAAGGATACTTCGCTAGCTGCGACGATCACCTATGTGGAAATGTTCAGAACAGCTAACCAGATTGTAGCCACCACGTATGAGCCGTTATTGGTGTATACCGAGGCGGGGGTTATTTATCTGCTGTTTAGCACCGTATTGACCGTGCTGCAAAATTACCTGGAGAAGCGGCTGAGCCGTTTTTCCGTCAGATAA
- a CDS encoding amino acid ABC transporter ATP-binding protein gives MIQIRNIHKSFGSLEVLKGVNVTLDKGKVLVIIGPSGSGKTTLLRCLNLLEVPDQGEIQVGDIALNFAKGTKLRQESILALRKRTGMVFQSYNLFPHMTAVQNVMEGQVTVQKKNKDEARKRALELLKKVGLADKAESYPHQLSGGQQQRVGIARAMAVEPEVLLFDEPTSALDPELVGEVLKVMKQLAAEGMTMVIVTHEMKFAAEVADHVILMDQGVIVEQGTPHEVLEQPTSSRAIQFLNRLSGETE, from the coding sequence GTGATCCAAATTCGGAATATACACAAATCGTTCGGCTCGCTGGAAGTGCTGAAGGGTGTTAATGTGACGTTGGATAAAGGGAAGGTGCTGGTAATCATCGGCCCGTCCGGCTCTGGAAAAACAACGCTTTTGCGCTGTCTGAATTTGCTGGAGGTTCCCGATCAGGGTGAGATTCAGGTGGGGGATATTGCACTGAATTTTGCCAAAGGAACGAAGCTGCGGCAGGAAAGCATCTTGGCGCTGCGCAAGCGAACGGGTATGGTGTTTCAATCCTACAACCTGTTTCCGCATATGACAGCAGTTCAAAACGTAATGGAGGGACAAGTCACCGTTCAAAAGAAAAACAAGGACGAGGCACGCAAACGCGCATTGGAGCTGCTTAAAAAGGTGGGACTGGCTGACAAAGCGGAATCCTATCCCCATCAGTTGTCGGGCGGACAGCAGCAACGCGTCGGTATTGCCCGGGCAATGGCGGTCGAACCTGAGGTGCTATTGTTCGACGAGCCGACCTCTGCGCTTGACCCCGAGCTGGTAGGTGAGGTGCTTAAAGTTATGAAGCAACTGGCTGCCGAAGGCATGACCATGGTCATTGTCACCCATGAAATGAAGTTTGCCGCTGAGGTCGCGGACCATGTGATTTTGATGGATCAGGGTGTGATCGTTGAACAGGGGACGCCACATGAGGTTCTGGAGCAGCCCACCAGTTCACGAGCTATTCAGTTTTTAAATCGGTTGAGCGGGGAAACAGAATAA
- a CDS encoding metalloregulator ArsR/SmtB family transcription factor, with amino-acid sequence MEGDLQKFKADFFKALAHPLRIRILEVLSEGERNVNELQTALGSEGSAVSQQLAVLRAKNLVSSIKEGTTVVYSLRDPLLTELLAVARQIFDNHLVEAISLLEGIRNEK; translated from the coding sequence ATGGAAGGGGATCTCCAGAAGTTTAAGGCCGACTTTTTCAAAGCATTGGCTCACCCTCTGCGCATCCGCATTCTGGAGGTGTTAAGTGAAGGGGAGCGGAACGTAAATGAGCTACAGACTGCGCTCGGTTCCGAAGGCTCTGCCGTATCGCAGCAGTTGGCCGTGTTGCGAGCCAAAAATTTGGTGAGCAGCATCAAGGAAGGCACGACGGTCGTTTACTCGTTGCGGGACCCGCTCTTGACGGAACTGCTTGCGGTGGCGCGGCAAATTTTTGACAATCATCTGGTCGAAGCGATCTCGTTGCTGGAGGGTATTCGGAACGAGAAGTAA
- a CDS encoding GlsB/YeaQ/YmgE family stress response membrane protein — translation MSWLWALIVGGIIGWLAGIIAGRDVPGGVIGNIIAGFIGGWLGGLILGDWGPEIGSFYIVPALIGAIVLVVIVSLIFRSVGRNRG, via the coding sequence ATGAGTTGGTTATGGGCATTGATTGTTGGAGGTATTATTGGTTGGTTGGCAGGAATTATCGCAGGTCGTGATGTTCCGGGTGGCGTGATTGGTAACATTATCGCTGGTTTTATCGGTGGATGGTTGGGTGGCTTGATTCTGGGCGACTGGGGTCCTGAAATCGGATCGTTCTACATTGTCCCTGCATTAATTGGTGCGATTGTGCTGGTTGTTATCGTAAGTTTGATCTTCCGTTCCGTTGGACGGAACAGAGGCTAA
- a CDS encoding YkgJ family cysteine cluster protein: MECRVGCAACCIAITISSPIPGMPDGKPAGVPCPQLTSDNRCRLFGKPERPAVCSGFHADEDTCGSTNEEAFELLRELEESTLPGKA; the protein is encoded by the coding sequence CTGGAGTGTCGTGTCGGATGCGCCGCGTGCTGTATTGCTATTACGATTTCATCTCCTATTCCCGGCATGCCTGATGGAAAACCGGCTGGTGTCCCTTGCCCACAGCTCACTTCGGATAACCGTTGCCGATTGTTTGGCAAGCCTGAGCGGCCAGCCGTATGCAGTGGATTTCATGCTGATGAGGATACGTGCGGAAGCACAAACGAAGAAGCATTTGAGCTGCTGAGAGAGCTGGAAGAGTCTACTCTACCGGGTAAAGCTTGA
- a CDS encoding S8 family serine peptidase — translation MIKSKNIKKTLSASFTAILAFSLISPVYGDASTTTAAGASTISAKVSAKLNQQFSDSEYVTYLVKLKDQVDTESVAKHAFQKASADQISPAAAKLSVRTTVVNSLIDTAEKSQQPVEEYLKKEVNNGGVKKYKSYFIVNALAVTSTKEVLDNLATLPEVDKILPDETRELQKVEIDKDAQPAVEEATAEQAAVDTAVTEENAQKSVEESVYKDAVTPSRAEWNISKIKAPQVWAKGIDGKGVVVANLDTGVEYTHPALKRKWRGLNASGQVVNPELSWYDAVNGASLPTDSNGHGTHTIGTSVGSDSNGTNEIGVAPGAKWIAVRVFNPSTTDSILLDGGQWLLAPVDKNGKKHPELAPDVVNNSWGGGPGLDEWYRPVTKAWRAAQIFPEFSAGNTTLSNPGGPGSVANPANLPEAYATGATDVNNKLASFSLRGPSPYGEVKPEISAPGVNIRSSVPGGVYEGGWNGTSMAGPHTAGLAALLLQAKPSLTVDQLEDVISKTATPLTDSQYKTSPNNGYGYGLIDALAAVNSVLN, via the coding sequence TTGATTAAGTCGAAAAATATCAAAAAGACGTTATCGGCTAGTTTTACTGCTATTCTTGCTTTTTCTCTGATTTCTCCGGTGTACGGAGATGCAAGCACAACCACCGCGGCAGGAGCTTCGACCATTTCCGCCAAGGTTTCAGCCAAGCTGAACCAGCAATTCAGTGACAGCGAGTACGTCACCTATCTGGTCAAATTAAAAGATCAGGTAGATACAGAGTCGGTTGCCAAGCATGCTTTCCAAAAGGCTTCCGCAGACCAGATTTCTCCGGCTGCCGCTAAGCTTTCTGTACGTACAACGGTTGTGAACTCTCTCATTGATACTGCTGAAAAATCTCAACAGCCTGTGGAAGAATACTTAAAGAAGGAAGTCAATAACGGAGGCGTCAAAAAGTACAAGAGCTACTTTATCGTGAACGCGCTTGCGGTAACGAGTACCAAGGAGGTATTGGATAATCTCGCCACACTTCCTGAGGTAGACAAAATTTTACCGGATGAAACGCGGGAGCTGCAAAAGGTTGAAATAGATAAGGATGCCCAGCCAGCAGTCGAGGAAGCGACAGCCGAACAAGCTGCTGTAGACACGGCTGTAACGGAAGAGAATGCACAAAAATCCGTGGAGGAATCCGTATATAAGGATGCTGTAACGCCGAGCCGAGCCGAATGGAATATTTCCAAAATTAAAGCACCACAGGTTTGGGCTAAAGGCATTGACGGCAAAGGGGTTGTCGTTGCCAATCTCGATACAGGCGTAGAGTACACTCACCCGGCGCTGAAAAGAAAATGGCGCGGCTTGAATGCTTCCGGTCAAGTCGTGAATCCAGAGCTGAGCTGGTATGATGCGGTTAATGGAGCATCACTGCCAACAGATTCAAATGGACACGGTACACATACGATTGGTACGAGCGTTGGCTCGGATAGTAACGGTACGAATGAAATCGGGGTTGCTCCCGGTGCCAAATGGATTGCTGTTCGAGTGTTCAACCCGAGCACGACAGATTCCATTCTGCTGGACGGAGGTCAATGGTTGCTGGCTCCAGTAGACAAAAATGGCAAGAAGCATCCTGAGCTTGCACCGGATGTGGTGAATAACTCATGGGGTGGCGGACCTGGGCTGGATGAATGGTATCGTCCTGTCACCAAAGCGTGGAGAGCGGCACAGATTTTCCCTGAGTTCTCTGCAGGTAACACGACTCTGTCAAATCCGGGCGGTCCTGGGTCTGTAGCCAATCCGGCGAATCTGCCGGAAGCTTATGCCACTGGAGCGACTGATGTCAACAACAAGCTGGCCAGCTTCTCGTTGCGCGGTCCTTCTCCATATGGCGAAGTGAAGCCTGAAATATCGGCTCCTGGGGTAAACATCCGTTCCTCTGTTCCTGGCGGAGTATATGAGGGGGGCTGGAACGGTACTTCCATGGCAGGCCCGCATACGGCCGGATTAGCGGCATTGCTGCTTCAGGCCAAGCCATCCTTGACAGTGGACCAACTGGAGGATGTTATTTCGAAAACAGCGACGCCGCTGACAGACAGCCAATATAAAACTTCACCGAATAACGGCTATGGATATGGCCTGATCGACGCGTTGGCTGCGGTCAATTCGGTACTTAACTAG